The DNA region CGCTTTTTGCTCAGGTGTTGCACCTTCTTTAGTTATTTTGATATTTACATATGGCATATTAAGTTCCTCCTTGTTATTAGTTAGTATGAGTTTGAATATAATTGCCAATCACGTCGATAAATTTAAGGGCGGCGGGGGAAAGGCGACGCTTTTTACTCCAAATCACCCCACGACCAGTACTAAGTAGTTCTTCGGTAAAAGGCAAAGTTGCTAAATCGGGATGCGTGAAAATATTATAAGCGGTGCTAGTTACAATTGCTAGCCCTAGACCATTTTTAGCCCAGGCAATTAGCGGTAAAATATCATCGCTTTGACAAAAGATATTAGGGGTTAGTTGCGCAGGCGTGCATACTTTTTCAATTAAGGGTAAATATTTATGGTGAATTAGGAGCGGCAATTGACTTATTGCTAGTAGGGAAATACTAGTTTGGTTTTGGAAATCAAAAATTTTTTTGTTATAAATAATGCAAAGTTTTTCGGCAGGCAGGGCTAAGGTATTATAGGTTTCGCTATCGAAAGGAGGACTTACGAAGCCGATTTCCGCCAAACCTTTGGCTAATAAATCGTGAACGCGTTGAGAATCACCTTCCCAGAGCTTAAAACTCACTTGTGGAAACTGCGGTTGGTAATTGGCAATAATTTTAGGTAAGTCAATAGTGGCCGCAGTGGCAATCGCAGCTAAACTTAAAACTCCCAGTACTTGCTGACTACTATTGAGTAGTTCTTGTTGGGTTTGGCTGACTAAGTTTAGAATTTCACGAGCGCGTTCTAAAAATAAATGACCTTGGGGCGTAAGTTTGATTTCCCGACTGCCGCGGATAAAAAGTTGAATCTGGAGACTTTCTTCTAAGGATTTTAACTGTCGACTTAGGGGTGGTTGGGCAATATGCAGGCTTTGCGCCGCTTTGTTAATACTACCTTCTTGGACAACTGCCAAAAAAGCTTCTAGATGTCTAATTTCCATAGCTCACCTATACCTTTATAGTATATCTCAATGACTTTATAGTATATTAAGTATAACAAAAAATTTGCTATACTTAAAGCATGACTATCACAATGTTTATTTAGGCTAGATTTAATTAATAAGCTAAAGTTAGTTTGAGAGCTGTCGTAGCTTAACAATAGATAAAAATAGTTGCCGCTATTTTATAATAATAGCTAGAAAATATCGCGATCGTGAGGGATAAATTATGACGTTGACAAATACCCATTTGTTGGTTGCCGCAATTTCTTTGGCCCTAGCTTTATATTTAGGGGCCCGCGCTGGTAAAAAAGTAAAAACTGCCGACGACTATAGTTTAGGTGGTCGTTCCGCAGGCGTGAAAATTGTAGCTGGAAGTTTATTAGGGACGATTGTGGGCGGCGCGGCGACTGTCGGCACGGCCCAAATGGCCTTTAGTATTGGCTTATCCGCTTGGTGGTTTACCTTAGGCTGTGGGCTAGCGCTAGTGTTTATGGGCTTGTTTTATGCTAGCAAACTCCGCACTAGTGCTTTATCTACTGTTCCAGAATATTTAGTTTTAAATTACGGTCCGAAGGCGGGTCCGCTAGCTAGTATTGCCTCTTCCGCAGGTTTATTTTTCAGTGTAGTGGCGAGTATGTTAACTTCAATGCACTTAATAATGCTGTTGTTTGGCGTAAATGAACTAACGGCAATAGTTTGTATTATCAGT from Succinispira mobilis DSM 6222 includes:
- a CDS encoding LysR family transcriptional regulator, with product MEIRHLEAFLAVVQEGSINKAAQSLHIAQPPLSRQLKSLEESLQIQLFIRGSREIKLTPQGHLFLERAREILNLVSQTQQELLNSSQQVLGVLSLAAIATAATIDLPKIIANYQPQFPQVSFKLWEGDSQRVHDLLAKGLAEIGFVSPPFDSETYNTLALPAEKLCIIYNKKIFDFQNQTSISLLAISQLPLLIHHKYLPLIEKVCTPAQLTPNIFCQSDDILPLIAWAKNGLGLAIVTSTAYNIFTHPDLATLPFTEELLSTGRGVIWSKKRRLSPAALKFIDVIGNYIQTHTN